The nucleotide sequence TTGGGCTGTTCTCTCAAATCCCAATCGTTTCAGTTATTTATAAGAGATAAGACTGAATCTCATAAGGAAATGTAATAGAGATACGATAAACCATTCTAAATAATTTGATCTTGACTACCGTGTTGTAAAtattataacttgtgccctATGTCcttattaatgtataacgtaatgatattgccaattagagaacaatgaTTTATCTACCGGACCAATGACGGATAAAACCTCTACGAGCAGTTtggagtacttatcggtcctgcttcccgcctagcctAGACCAGCcagttcagtccagaacaccagtctcagcctctgcgatatgaatcatgtatttcaaacatactgggtttacataCCAGCGAAAcggaccacatcgtaccataaaatagaaaataactattgtacaagatttagccagaTGTGACTGtaaatgtgggaggtagtaattgatagactggggaTAACTcgagaatggtaaatcgtatagtaatagttcatagatcaaaataaagcttatgagaAGAGGGGCACGAatctgaatagtttagttacttaacgattatacaataaaaaaatatatgtttagtattagtccataaatggatcccaacaaTTAGCATCCAATATACTCGTATAGATGTAACACTAACCACACAATTATTTAATCTGTCCGTATAATGACTGAGAAGATTTACATTCAATGTGTAACACGCGAAGGTCAAAAATGACGAGCGTCTGGACAGAATCGGTATGGCATGACTCGACCTTGTGGGTGCGGTTATTCTATGTAACTTATCCTCACTCACATTAAATCTATTATTCTATCCCCAGCTCGAATGTGTTAAACATCATATCGTTGGTTGTCACAATACGAAGATTCAGTaaagacaatgatgtgacttcctcGTAAGATCTTATAAGTGACATGAATGTCATACAAATAGATTTCAAcagttaccatttattattcttatcaggaTATAATAATAAACGAAAGAATATTGTAAAATTTGGGACTGGTTTTCGAATTATTATTCTTTGTTGTTGTATAGCTGCTAAGTATCTGGATTGTTATAGTtgtgtttttcatttattataagcttttggCTAACTCATTAAATACTGTTATACAGTTCTatattttagaatattaaagattcccattgtgttCTAATAGCACTCtgtcacattcacaaccacttaTGGCTCGTTTATGGTGTGATACAGTCCagtatatttgtatataaaccatgtCTGTTTGAAATATTATAATGGACGTTAGCTGCTGACTATTTGAACTCAAGGCAGGGTATTGAGAGAACCTTGGGAATAATgtttcagtttattttatttatttgaacacatgaatattggtacaagagagcgccaatatatatgcgccacacaaaacaatgaaaattcgaagagaagtagaaaaaaaactaaggagcgcaaaagaaaaagagaacaataacgaagagattggtgtaaggtagtgtggtagtaacgagggaacgaaaaggtacaatcagaagaaatctttcagttaagggagacacaaccactttttatgaagaaagtaaaagaaggttacagcaggatcgccactggcttctattctgagccatatctgataacgtctctagccactgtgttgcaccatctctcagaccccaaccagggagtcgtgaaggaccgacagaagccagtcctttgcagctttctttcataccacgacaccatgtcatgcactgaccacctctccgcttcttccaaccagtcccaaagtcggcaaataatgcacgacgtggaattctgtgggacgacattcgtagaacatgtccaagacaccgaagtcggtgtttcaagatggtgacaccaattgaattatcatctctgtgcccgaacacacgatgccgaacctctgcattactgacatggtgttgccactgaatgtcagcaatccttcggagacagcgatgatcgaacacagagagtcgtctaacgtcctcaactcggagagaccaggtttcacaagcatagagcagaactgctctcaccgacgcgttgtagatccgaccatttacagccagactaacatcacgaaggcgccaaaggtggcccagattggcataagccgctctggctttcactatacgtgcattgatctcatcactcacaccccccaccagctacccagatacacgaacttctcgactacttctgtctgctcaccatccagggtgagtacaggattggaatcttgccagtcttgtaggagtactttgcacttcgaaggtgcaaagaacataccatacctacggacattgattgccaactgattaagtgcggattgcatgccttgggcattatcgcacagtaagacaatatcgtccgcatactcaaggtcgagaagtctttctccaggcaacagatccacaccaccattacttacatctatcagagctgtttccagaatgtcatcgatggcaaagttgaagaggaatggtgagattgggcaaccctgcctaaccccactgctcgaatggaacaatggagagaggtggttgtatgccctcactctgcctgaggtgtttttatatagggctttcaggatgttaataaacttcccaggcacacccttcttcaatagacaatcccagagaacagtcctatccaacgaatcgaaggcagccctgatgtcaagaaacactacgattgttggcctttgataagtatggcggtgttctaacatttggcggaagGTGAAGATAttatcaatacatcctcgaccagaacgaaacccagcctgttcctcgcgagtcaatctttctcgggttttgaacaacctacgaagaatgacggaagccaataacTTGGACGCgatcggaagtaaacttatcccccgatagttgttacaggaacgaagTGAaccttttttaaagatagggacaactatcgactcattccatgacgttggtacactctctaactcccagacctttgtaaacaacgccatcagttccttagtcagaaagtcaccaccatctttaaaaagagccggaggtaagtcatctgggccaggtgatttgtaacgcttcaagagttggagttccttgcggacttcctcctcatttggtggatcagtcgtcaccggccatggagggcaggacagtctgaccgatgttgccggagcagcaggccagttgaactgcccttcgaaaaattctgcccaccgtccaagacgtcgatggatgttagtgattggcatcccatcatcctcgcagattgtttcactcacaccagaattcttgctgccagtggctcggatgagctggaagagcttccggtagttaccagatgcagctgctgcttccagctcattagcacgctccgaccaccaggcttctcggtccttacgcaagctttgcccaatttccttacgtaacatccttcgtttatggtcaaactcatggtcacccggagtagaccgacgggcttcaatgagttgtaaggaactagaagaaacccagtgcttaaaagcgggacgtttcatgaacccacaactgactgttcccgccattttcatggcgtcatgcaattgcaaccaatgctcatctatacttttcggtggagtggtagctagcctagaggctagctcggttcgatacttacttgcaacagaagttgcaaccagcttgctaacatcaatcttttggtggtggtcacttcgttggccactgaaaagtaaggcaagattggcgcagaccaaggcatggtcagagtccagataggtactccaaaaggagcggcattcttgtacacaaccacgccagcggtagctgatcgcgatgtgatcaatctgagtccaggcttgagatgcagagggaggacgccaggtggcacatcggcgatgactgtgccgaaagttagtgctagccagaaacaggttgtggtctgtgcaaagttgcagtagacggtccccgttatctgacctgcgaccaacgagtccccatcggccacctaaacgactctcttctgtgcctagacgcccgacctgagcattcaagtctccggctagtactacaatatctgtcgaacgcactttctgaagaagaacagataactggtggtaaaactcatccttgattgcatccgggctgcaatctgtcggggcataggcggagatgacgaagagacatcgtttctcacgccgatttcttctcactttgatggaactctctaatctaacagcacataaccgactgttaatggggatccaatcgactagtgctgcctcaactctagcgcttagtgcgacaccaacgccagcaagaccagacgaagatgccacaggttcccggataagcgcacgtaaaacaagattttcgaagcgacagatgaatagcgaatttgtagtacttcaccagagtcttgaatacgggtctcggatagacaacaaacatcaatattaagactttccaaagacatagccagccctatctgttgtccgacctgcattagtgtgcgaacgttgaaggcagccagtttgaatggtgcacgtggtttcagaaaaactgcttcagttctcgtattcggtggtaacatacaattttcaaccgggcagtgactcgagaacgtttagatacagtcgaatttccaccaaagacgagccgctgtataagtataaaagagggtgaataatgtggaaaataataataataataataataataataataataataataataataataatgacaataatggtaatagtaataatagtattaataatgacaataattgtaatgataataatttgaatcaattgagtgtttttcgaagcgagaaaaataatttccatagacatagagagttcatcatttgtgtgtgggctgtgatactgcccgggtgcccagaccgaagcaggtggttatcttagggggccacaccccgagcctttgacctaaacgtctaacccacaaggcagtggagcatcgtaaggagatgcaatcccatggtagccggtgaccaacgactggttcatacgccatttgttccctcaggatactggagcccatgtgcaccattgatttggaatccggttaaagcaccggacattcgcttttcgtcctctcattttcgtaaacaacacccccgccacgagaaggcaatgagtaggacttccctggcagaggttgtatacgcgtggccgtgtgagagtatttcgagagggagagcggactctccccactctcggccgtaccagggcattcaggaCACAACATACCACATGACCTCTAttgatcaagtgtgatagagcAGAGCCCCTCTAGAATAACTGTTGGTCCAAAGCCCTACTAATGAAGAAGAATTGAACGTGAGATTAGCTATCCTACTCTGTAAAGAAAGCCGTCACGAAAATATGCTAAccaagaaaaataaattatattatgtCCTGGCAGTAGAACAGTATTCACTTAGAAGAGTTAAGATGTCCTCATTGCGAAAGTCGAGATTCTTAGTAATTTATATGGAAAACGCCCCTTCTGATAACCAGAACAACAATTAATATTAGGCACACGGAATGTCCGAACAGTGTGGAAGACGAGGAGGACCATTCAAATAGCCGCATAATTGTGAAGACACAATCACCTTATGCTTCTCAAAAGCGAGGAGATAGTTTGTGAATAACTTAAATATTTGCCTAACCCAGGCCATTGACCATATGTCCCTGTCAAACtgcaagtatatacatttgCGCAAGTTGCAAATGTTGTTAGGATTTTAACTATAAATCTTTCTTCTCAATTGTCTTATTGTCCTTTGGAATACCTTATCGGTCAACCAGTGAGATCATGATAATGACTGGATCGAACAGGAGAACTGACTTTTCTGACACCACCATAGTACTAGACTTTCATTCTATTTTTTATTATCTGAATGGAACACCGAAAACATTGTTGACTTTGACCGAAAGTCAATATGAAACGCTaatgacacatactacttaaTACTATTAAGTAGCATAACACGTTTCGTAAGTTTATTTTGAAGTGAAGTCATCTTAAGAgaccgaccaacttccgttgctGAAATGTTCGCATACATAACTTCACCTTCATATTAGTATataaccttggagtaaagccAGCTGAAAAGCGATATGCTATGTTCAATAAATGACAGTATTTATGTTTTCAAGTTGACACTAACCTCTAAGGTAGTAGAATAGGAATCTGAAGATGTAAAAACTGACatatctggtcagcatcattgatgaacacggtggacctgattcagatgtgaaggcgcagatcggcaaagcaagagcagcatactTACAATttaagaacatctggaactcaaaacaactctctgtcaacTGCCAACACCAAAAtcggaattttcaatacaaacgtcaaaacagttctactgtatgaggcggaaacttggacaattacgaaagccatcatccagaagatacaagtgtttattaacagttgtctatgcaaaatgctttggatccgttggccagatactatCAACAATAACCTACTATGGGAAAGAAGAAACCGGATCCTAGTGGAGGAAGCGCTGGAAggggataggacacatattgagaaaaacacccaactgcgttacaagacaagtcctcacatgggatcctcaatgccaaagtaggagaggaagaccaaataacacgtcaccgagaaatggagacagacaggAGAGAGtgagttgaagaatgctggtcgtcagcctatgctccattgggagtaacaggcgtaagtaatgtaTAGAGAGAGAGGAACAGAGCAAACAGTATTTCAAGACAGACAGTCCCTAATGAAAATCCTACTATCGATCGATAATAATTTGAccagaataatataaattctacCTTGTTAAGTGTAATGATAAGAAAAGTCAATGCAGGTAGTTACAAGTAAGCAAACAAATAGCTACGACTAATTTCTCCCCATTTTAATGTATTTCTTATTTCTATGATGTCCCAATTTCTGACGTCTTATTGCCTAATATAGGTCACTTTctttagagtaaataaataactagtcATAATTCTTTACTTATTGGGATATCACAAAAATAGATTCGTAACATTCTACCtaatgttaaatttatttaaaggtATCAAGTTCTATCAGGTTCTTTTAATATCAGTATGAGATTGTGGAGGTTATTaggtttttgactgagatcatgaaacgattgatgttagaccactattaaaaacctggaagcattggacagccgtttcatcctattgtgggacttctcagcagtgtgcattcacgatcccgctcgtgagattcgaacccaaggccttcggtCTCAGGTGCAAACGCTCAATCTTTGAACCACTGAgtcgacatccaacagtgttaatgtctaaccttaactgtgaccagtggagctaatccgtgtcgggtagggacaggtatctacctcagtacaatggaaaatggtcgcgcaatttcgctCTTTTAATAATCGAATCAAATTGTGGTTGGATcactatactacttatttcaaaACGTGATTAGCTTGAATGTTTAAATCGATTTGAAGACGACCTTGTAAATATTCTCTCCACAAACTGTCGAATATTGTATTCAATAGATATTATCAGTAGATGTCAATCTGAAAGACATTTCTTGCGGCAAATCTTTTCATGAGGAATAAGTTACAGTAAACTGACCAATTTAATGTATATGCCATTGTTTAACTGCTTCTGTGaagcaaattatttatttattcgttgAAGCTTCTTCTTTACCGTATTCAAAATCGTTTAACAAAAAGCAACATATATCATTTACATCCTCTATCCAGTAACATAGAGTAAATTCAACATTAGATAATTTCATTGATATGTTTCGTAAGATTGCTTTAAACACTTCAAAAGAATTACGTCTAAATCGATTTGGGATTGTAGAAGATTTAAGTATTCGGTTATATGTGATTAAAATTGTTGCCAACTCCAAACTTTGATTAACCTTCATCATTCCAGCTGATTCGTTTAATCAAATGAGTATTCCCTACATATTTTTGACTGCTCTCCTCACTATATTACTATCCTAACAATCATACAAATAGTATCCCTGAGAACAAGTGGGCACTAGATAGCTATTTATCATGGTATGCAATTCCTGAATTATGATTTTTGTTGGTGCGAAGACTTAAGTCAATCCATAACGAATGTCACATGCAAATTTCCACTAACCtcataaataaaaaatgtaatCATGAAATCATTAGTGACTTATTTTGAGATGAGTTCCTTAGGTTTTAGTGATAAATTATGACTGACAAAGTCCAGACATGTCGAGAGTATAATAAACATTGCATAACGAATTGACTACCGATGGGAATTGGTACTATCAGTCTGTAACTCAGTGTTCGCTATAAGACATGTAGGTCCCCGGTTCGAGTCTTAACGAGGTTATGGGTGAGCACTGCTACAGATCAGTTTACTGGAACAAAGTACCTTCCAAGTGCGCCCTAGTTTCCAATGGTAATCTAACTAGTAAATATGTGACGAATAATAAGTAATAGAGAAACAAATCACCATCATAACCTTACATTaagagaaaacaacattttataaattaacaaTTCACTACACACATACACCTTTAAAAATGGCATTCAAAAGGACCGTCCCACTGAAATAACTGTCATCTGTATGTTACAATGCTTTCAGTGGATTAGGATGGAGTTGTTTTTTATACCGCTTACTCTTATTTAGATAGTTTATTGGCATAGTATTTACTAGGGTTAAATAAGGTCATCATGGCCAGTATAATCGTATCATACAGTCTTATAATAAGATACTATTATTAAAACAGtcgattattttattgattcgtGTACTGGGCATCGATCCACACTTAAAATATGAGAGCTAGTGATACTACACGACAACCTAAACAACAGTAGTCGGAGAGGGTTTCGACCGCAAAACTTAGTGGATGAAAATCAGTTTGGACAGTTGACTAACTTTCCTATTGGTTCAGCTAGAAAATGCGACTTAAATCTCATTACATGAACCTGTTCTACTTTAGCCCCACAATGAAATTGTATAATTGTAAAACAACATGATAAAGTTGAAagtattaatatattttttgttccTTAGTAAGTTTAAGAATCAGACAAAGGAAGCACAAAGGAGgcagaagtagtagtagtagtagtagtagtagtagtagggaTAGTAatggttattattttttttaattatcacgGTATGTTTTTTGTGTCtgtgaagaaaaaaacattcacTTAAAGAACTAAAGAAATACGAATAATTAAGGTATTTTCCGCTgtctgttttttgttgttgcttattaagaatagtaataataagaacAAACCAATGAGGACTCCCACAAGATAATTGTTaggataaaacaaaacaaaaacaaaaaagaacgaAGCGCATAAAGGGAAATTAGTGACAATAATAACTAATGAATTAACAATCTAAAAAATTAGCAGCCATTAATAATTCTAATGAAATTTCAGGAGCAATAGGAAATTCTGGTATTTCACTTGAACTATTTGTATAACGTACTTTATAAGCGAAATAACTGCATACTTTTTGTAATACATGTGATGGTATTTCACGAAAATGTACAACATTTGTTTCATTCTCTTGAAATTGACCtgtattaaaaaaaagagataggatattatttaatataatacaataaatattgatgTGAAAGCTAATGAGTTTTTTTATGCCAGCCAGTCAGTAATCAACGACGTACAACAGTTCAACTTGCCACACTACATTAGCACAAAGATGCAggtgtcgattcaaatcccgtagtggtagaggcggtaagagtataagcagtaatcggaaacattagggtttggagatgttattcaaggagtataatacagtgaaataaattttgaaagagaaaaaagagacaacaaggaatcaggagattaaaatttgggagaacacaaagagtgtatgcatctgcgccattgcaaacgattttgagccatgtcattcagggtatctaaccatcggttgctatcatctcgcggtccccaaccagatagtctacacctaccaacatgactcagtccacttgtcagtgacttcatggacttgtgccatgtttttgtcTGGCCGCCCctggctttcttccaacctactcctataccactgaacgtcgcacgtcgaggcagtcggtcttTGGGCATATGTaatacgtgtcccagccatctcaactgatgaagtttcactactttatCAATCGATTTTCCATCCTTAcccagtacccgtttcctaacaactgtgttacttactcgatggtcccatgatatacgagcaatgtttcgaagacacctatgatcaaatactagtagcctacggatatcctctactcttaccggccatgtttcacctccataaagtaggacggaacgaactgctgcgcagtaaacccgtcctttggttgataagcggacatctcgcctacgccataaatgacgcaagtttgtaaaagctagtcgagccttctgtatccgtgctgagatttcgtcacacaccagaccacaagggctgatgagacctccaagataagtgaagcggtcgacacgctcaattacttcactccctatcattagttcgggtgtcaatgcaacccaatcctgaagcaacattttgcatttcgagggggaaaattgcatcccgaacatgcttgcatcgTTGCTTAGAGtagtcagaagactctgcatattgtcagcatcttcaccatGATTAGCACGTAAGCcatcacattgccctccatgggTCGATAAGGAGACCTGAAAGCTGCTGAGGAAACGCTTCTGGGACGAATTCTTAACAGGCCACGAATTTCTTAAATGTGAATACCAAAAAATCCGGAATATAGCAAAAAACAATAGTTGCGAGCTGCACTACTTACGAAGGATAGTTGGTATGcgatagccgtacttgtccaaATAAAGAACAAAACGTCAATGGAGTCTTTCCAAACTCACGATGAACGCTCAAGACGCCTGAACCTTTTCTGTCGTATCGCAGAATGCGAGGTAACCCTATATTGGCACTTCATATCTTTAAAAACGGTCTTATTTTGATGCTTCATCCAGACTAAAAATCttcgaggtcatagcaagaaggtgcAAAACCTTGATACAATAAACTGTGTTCTGCTTCTCTATTTGAGTGTTCAATGACTGAAACGCCTTACTCGAACAAGTGACACCATCTTCATCGGTGAACATTCCCAGGAAGCCGAATTCTCACTGGGAGACAAGATGAAAGGATTAGCACATGTTCACCGGCCTTCTATCCTTATAACAGAAGACTGATAGGAATGCAGAGTTTTGAGCTGTTACGACAGATCCAAACGTCATGAGGGATGTTTGGTAAGTGTCAGAAATTGTATTGGAATAAGACCTTATAAATTATGAAAGAGGCGATAACACTCAAAAATTACTATGACGCAATATATCTCAATATTGCTTACAATAATGTATGGACGTTATGTAACCTGACCAGCTACAGCTTATAACTGAATGAATAATGTATATGATAATTAACTAGAATTTTATGGTGAAAACGAATTTTAACTTGAAAAATATGGtggttaaataaaaacaaattaacttACCTGGACCTGAAAGCATTGCTTTTATGGTACCACTCGTAAGAGCATGCTCTCGACGGACGTAGAACTCATGGTCGTCTGACGATACGAGCTTTACATACATAGCATCTGCCCCTTCAGCACCCCCATACTTTTGTTCTGCACCAGCACTCGACTGAACCTCAGTCATCCCAATCAAGTAAAGCGCGGAAACCCAGACGCAAGCGGCGCGAGTGACCTTCAAGAAAATGGTTTCAAATGAAGGGGTACGAAGTTAGATGAAGCCTACAGACTCGAATCTGTCAGACATAATTAGCAAATTGTTTGTTTCTTAAAACATGATTCTCTACAGAGAGGTTATGGAGAAGTGTGTTTGTCTTTATATTCCTCTTAGCGACTGAAGAACAGGACAATATAGATGTGAATAAGTTATCGAGCACTTGCACTTATAACAATCCTTCTTAGTACCTATATGAGTAAAGCAATCGTTCAATTTTCCCTTAAAAGATTCAAAAAATTGGTTCATTACCATAGCTATCAGTAGTCTCACAATTTACTGATTCAAGCTGCAGAAATCTTTGCTCAATTTTTTGTGCTAGTTCTCTTGTTTTGTACATCGAGTAGATCTCCTCTTAAGTTCTACTTAGTACTGAAACATATCAGTGTTTTTTCTAAGGGCAGAGAGCTATGGGCAATATTACTATTGATGATGATATTCCACATTATCCTTCCATGATACACTGGCTGTAAGATAAGGGCTTCTAGGCAAGTCGAGTAGGATTAGTTTTCCAATTTGAATGCCCTTTTTATTTTCACTTCTTTGAATACGCTCCATGAAAGTAGTACTCTTCTTGAGATGAGGGGATGTAAAACATGATTTTTACCCAGATGCGATTCTAAGTAAACTCCGAGACAATTTTGAATAATCCTATAGACAGGTTAACACCCGTTCTGGGGGAAACCCCGAGGATGAATCAAATTTGTTGACTGAAGAATTTTTATGAGAAGAGACACTTAGAATATCCTAAACATGGATACATTGGTCGTTTTTGGTGATGGAAAGTGCAATTCTAGGATCTTCTATGAATTACGTGTTATATGGAGAATCATTTGTGTCGTTCACTAGATTTTCATAAGGAGCCTCCCACAACAGTAGCAGTTCACGGTCTATTTCTTAAGGTCAGGGGCCAGAATACgtaaacagaaataaaaagaaagttttaatAAGTTAGTAGTGGATGACATTTTGAGtttaagaaaaataatcatGTTTTCTTAATAAGCTTTCCAGATCAATGTGTGAAATAAATTCGAACGTTACTCAATTCCATGAATAGACTACTGTTCTCTCATAGAAGCTATTCTTTAAAACAATCCCTTTCTGTTGGAACCCCAGTACTCCTTCTATAAATTTGTGGAAGTTGTTTGTTAGTGAACAATTCGGAGGATATCCAAGAGTTTGCGAAGTTACGCTTTATTACTGTACCTTTTCTGAATCTCCCAAATCCTATTTGGAAGAGGTCCAGTGTTTTCAAGCATTCATTACAGGAATTGAACGTCAGAAATTGGAGTGATTCTGTTGTTTGGCTTCAGatatatatcataaatattttcctTTTTAAAAGTGAAAAAGGTAACACTCTACATGAGGCCGGATGGAATTAATCTAAGTTTGCTGAGAGCTCTTATCACCAACCTGCAAAATAAGTCTTTAAGTTGCTCGTGCAAGGTTAACTtggaaggaatatttgtcacagAGAGCATGCGAGTCGAGGACGTTCCATATATGCGACGATAAGAGCCATTTTAACCTGACGCCCACGTTAGGAATTGAAGTTACGAACGAGATTGAAACATAAGGTTTTAGGTTTTAAAAGAGAATTTTGATCGCGAAGATCAAGACTTGTCATCACCTATCGTTGAGATAGaattcttatttcattttaatttgttAATTAATCTGAAATTACATTAAATTGCAGCTAATAATTCCAACGTAATTCTGCCTGGAACCTTtttggggctactgccggtctcaagcccggataaagagggagggttgggcatagtgTTAGTGATCACATCCCGTGGAAAATTAACtctctaaaaaacgctaaccagaagaaaTATCTCAATGTGGTTATATAAAAATAGTTGCAAATGGAT is from Schistosoma haematobium chromosome 6, whole genome shotgun sequence and encodes:
- the TCEB1 gene encoding Transcription elongation factor B (SIII), polypeptide 1 (15kDa, elongin C) (EggNog:ENOG410VIHG~COG:K~BUSCO:EOG091G0W26) encodes the protein MTEVQSSAGAEQKYGGAEGADAMYVKLVSSDDHEFYVRREHALTSGTIKAMLSGPGQFQENETNVVHFREIPSHVLQKVCSYFAYKVRYTNSSSEIPEFPIAPEISLELLMAANFLDC
- the TCEB1 gene encoding Transcription elongation factor B (SIII), polypeptide 1 (15kDa, elongin C), variant 2 (EggNog:ENOG410IPY2~COG:S), which produces MQSLLTTLSNDASMFGMQFSPSKCKMLLQDWVALTPELMIGSEVIERVDRFTYLGGLISPCGLVCDEISARIQKARLAFTNLRHLWRRRDVRLSTKGRVYCAAVRSVLLYGGETWPVRVEDIRRLLVFDHRCLRNIARISWDHRVSNTVVRKRVLGKDGKSIDKVVKLHQLRWLGHVLHMPKDRLPRRATFSGIGVGWKKARGGQTKTWHKSMKSLTSGLSHVGRCRLSGWGPRDDSNRWLDTLNDMAQNRLQWRRCIHSLCSPKF